A stretch of Gemmatimonadaceae bacterium DNA encodes these proteins:
- a CDS encoding DUF4331 family protein, producing MKVRITRRDLIVPALAAGMLATVAGGTLMASDHQQTVVTEVNPRFDITDVWVFPGKPNRVSLLVTTSSPLSPAQTDTHAFGDISEELYQIKIDNNQDLQEDLVFQITFTGPRNAQIVTVRGPVAPNEVGNAAGTVHATLLTSPIVATGPVNTLLGSADGIQVFAGATEDPFFIDLEQFFRIVPDRKPAFAEPLASLPNEQNATSFREKPAPDFIAGFNGLSIAIEVPKELLTAGGSRPRFGVWATTSRNTAL from the coding sequence ATGAAAGTACGGATTACCAGGCGCGATCTGATCGTGCCGGCGCTGGCGGCAGGCATGCTGGCGACAGTAGCCGGCGGGACGCTTATGGCGTCTGATCACCAGCAGACAGTTGTAACGGAAGTAAACCCGAGATTCGACATCACCGATGTCTGGGTTTTTCCAGGAAAGCCAAACCGTGTTTCCCTGCTGGTAACCACCAGCTCGCCACTTTCGCCGGCGCAGACAGACACCCACGCATTCGGAGATATCAGCGAAGAGCTCTATCAGATCAAGATCGACAACAATCAGGATCTCCAGGAAGATCTCGTTTTCCAGATCACGTTCACCGGTCCGAGAAACGCGCAGATCGTCACTGTCAGGGGCCCGGTTGCCCCGAATGAAGTCGGCAACGCAGCGGGTACCGTCCACGCAACGCTCCTGACTTCGCCCATCGTCGCCACCGGCCCCGTCAACACGCTGCTCGGCTCGGCCGATGGTATTCAGGTTTTCGCGGGCGCGACCGAAGATCCGTTCTTCATCGATCTCGAACAGTTCTTCCGCATTGTTCCCGATCGCAAGCCTGCGTTTGCGGAGCCGCTGGCAAGTCTGCCCAACGAACAGAACGCGACGTCGTTCCGTGAAAAACCGGCCCCTGATTTCATCGCCGGCTTCAACGGTCTGTCGATCGCTATCGAAGTTCCCAAGGAACTGCTCACCGCGGGTGGCTCGCGTCCTCGCTTCGGCGTCTGGGCGACTACCAGCCGCAACACTGCCCTCTAA
- a CDS encoding DUF4331 family protein — protein MSSKKNRAGAAMMLALVAVGCSEGTKQPDNIAGPDVSAAVQAQTTFRQVEQLGNPLVQEVTIVKARHVLYDRTMPYNEAEFRPETEAFIRDVAGRPADYAATVAGLLYPDMIMVNTLQPEETAGYQSIALANGWGGRKLSDDVVDISLVAVFSSLLDPRGASCAPFQLPLCTDNVDANDKAFLANFPYFAARN, from the coding sequence ATGTCGAGCAAGAAAAATCGGGCCGGGGCCGCTATGATGCTGGCTTTGGTGGCCGTCGGCTGCAGCGAAGGCACCAAGCAGCCTGACAACATTGCCGGACCAGACGTGTCCGCCGCAGTGCAGGCCCAGACGACCTTTCGCCAGGTCGAGCAGCTTGGAAACCCGCTCGTGCAGGAAGTGACGATCGTGAAGGCACGACACGTCCTGTATGACAGAACGATGCCTTACAACGAGGCAGAGTTCCGCCCGGAGACGGAGGCGTTTATCCGGGACGTTGCTGGTCGTCCGGCAGACTACGCCGCGACGGTTGCCGGTCTGCTGTACCCGGATATGATCATGGTCAACACTCTCCAGCCGGAAGAGACCGCTGGTTACCAGTCAATTGCGCTTGCCAACGGCTGGGGCGGGCGGAAGCTGTCTGACGATGTTGTAGACATTTCGCTGGTCGCGGTATTCAGCTCGCTGCTTGACCCGCGTGGCGCTTCGTGCGCTCCGTTCCAGCTGCCGCTGTGCACCGACAACGTCGATGCCAACGACAAGGCGTTCCTGGCGAACTTCCCGTACTTCGCCGCCCGCAACTAG